In the genome of Cellvibrio sp. KY-YJ-3, one region contains:
- a CDS encoding family 49 glycosyl hydrolase, with amino-acid sequence MCPASASNKNKLFKKTIKMLMAFSASLLFALPSSAGLTADTAGLKTWVHGNNYEINATGPVADNKVRASSFYEVRVSRVADPENYFDSFTYMSIPRSGRDKWLYSDADGDYGVDGAEFADQADLSMSWSSFLFGEDVWVEVSLRNGETFSSVSDVTIRPTILNFVKEKVDADTIRIKVPYSSNGRRFSVEFNHQLYTAYNDKTQGDSGKLTTVAAGNYEVHTEPKNALLIFAEPIALPDYLLPDLSAAQTDGVVYEHPPGEIVNLNEVAADIIYFPPGIYYMRWDYHAKLPARVKWLHLAPGAYIKGAFQFTDSVQEEYKVTGYGVISGEKYVYEADADTEVGYVRRPQHKSNCHGSCVKLLQFEASGEQQYLYMRGVTLNEPPYHSFVVYPKPGNSEETDLEAFSMRVKNYKQVGSWYWQTDGMELYSNSYMKNSFFHANDDVIKLYHSNLDIDNTVIWKGENGPVIQWGWKPRSFENVSVTDTYVIHNRMGWNDKKYNTCVFNASRHWASDSMELGDTTKTIKNISFNNFIVEGKTNCGIRIYAMANTENIHFNNVSIDGWNELDATGTVSEFFPMTNSANTPVSIGNELIDSRGIKLENFKVAGEYISRAANNWESHQLGKLNVDPVLWNHWNAWVSADMSSSYSNIWLAGDFTNWSLVPMNFQQGNFNITLPLSAGSHQLKFANSNNWSAIDWGNTSGLQGQATQSTGGLANLSFTINHAGDYTIRFNPDTGNYYIYKL; translated from the coding sequence ATGTGTCCAGCAAGCGCGAGTAATAAAAACAAGTTATTCAAAAAAACCATAAAAATGTTAATGGCATTTTCCGCTAGCCTGCTATTTGCATTACCCTCGTCTGCCGGTCTTACGGCAGATACTGCCGGGCTTAAAACCTGGGTGCACGGCAATAATTACGAAATCAATGCCACCGGTCCGGTTGCCGATAACAAGGTACGCGCCTCCAGCTTTTATGAGGTGCGGGTGAGCCGTGTAGCCGACCCGGAAAATTATTTTGACTCCTTTACCTATATGTCAATCCCGCGCAGCGGCCGCGACAAATGGCTCTACAGCGATGCGGATGGTGACTACGGAGTTGACGGTGCCGAGTTTGCCGATCAAGCTGATCTCAGCATGAGTTGGTCAAGTTTTTTATTTGGCGAGGATGTATGGGTTGAAGTATCTCTGCGCAATGGTGAGACATTTTCATCGGTGAGTGATGTCACTATTCGTCCAACAATTTTAAATTTTGTCAAAGAAAAAGTGGATGCTGACACCATTCGTATCAAAGTGCCATACAGCAGTAATGGGCGACGTTTTTCGGTGGAGTTTAATCACCAACTGTATACCGCTTATAACGATAAAACCCAAGGTGACAGCGGGAAATTGACCACAGTGGCGGCGGGCAATTATGAAGTACATACCGAGCCTAAAAATGCGTTATTGATTTTTGCCGAGCCCATTGCCCTGCCGGATTATCTACTGCCCGACCTGAGCGCGGCGCAAACTGATGGCGTGGTCTATGAACACCCGCCGGGTGAAATTGTGAATTTAAATGAGGTGGCGGCCGATATCATTTATTTCCCACCCGGCATCTATTACATGCGCTGGGACTACCATGCAAAACTACCAGCACGGGTGAAGTGGTTACATCTGGCTCCCGGTGCTTACATAAAAGGGGCCTTTCAATTTACCGACAGTGTGCAAGAGGAATATAAAGTTACCGGCTATGGGGTTATCTCCGGTGAAAAATATGTATATGAGGCGGATGCTGATACTGAAGTTGGTTATGTGCGTCGCCCACAACATAAGTCGAATTGCCATGGCAGCTGCGTCAAACTGTTGCAGTTTGAAGCATCGGGTGAGCAGCAATATTTGTATATGCGTGGCGTTACCTTAAACGAGCCACCCTATCATTCGTTTGTGGTTTACCCCAAACCTGGCAATAGCGAAGAGACAGATCTTGAAGCCTTTTCCATGCGCGTCAAAAATTATAAACAAGTGGGCAGCTGGTATTGGCAAACTGACGGTATGGAGTTGTATAGCAACAGTTATATGAAAAACAGTTTCTTTCACGCCAATGACGATGTGATCAAACTCTATCACTCCAATTTGGATATAGATAACACAGTGATTTGGAAAGGTGAAAATGGCCCGGTTATTCAGTGGGGTTGGAAGCCGCGCAGTTTTGAAAATGTGTCGGTCACCGATACCTATGTGATTCACAACCGCATGGGCTGGAATGACAAAAAATACAATACCTGTGTATTTAATGCCTCGCGCCATTGGGCAAGTGATTCCATGGAGTTGGGTGACACTACTAAAACCATTAAAAATATCAGCTTCAATAATTTTATCGTGGAGGGTAAAACGAATTGTGGTATTCGTATTTACGCTATGGCCAATACCGAAAATATTCATTTTAACAATGTGAGTATTGATGGCTGGAATGAGCTGGATGCCACTGGCACAGTCAGTGAATTTTTTCCGATGACCAATAGCGCCAACACTCCAGTGTCGATTGGCAATGAGTTAATTGATAGCCGCGGGATAAAATTGGAGAATTTTAAAGTGGCGGGTGAATATATTTCCCGTGCCGCCAATAACTGGGAATCGCACCAGCTGGGTAAGCTTAATGTTGACCCCGTCCTGTGGAATCACTGGAACGCCTGGGTAAGTGCGGATATGTCCAGCAGTTACAGCAATATCTGGTTGGCCGGTGATTTTACCAATTGGTCGCTAGTGCCCATGAATTTTCAACAGGGTAATTTTAATATCACTCTGCCCTTATCTGCCGGCAGCCATCAATTAAAATTTGCCAATAGCAATAATTGGTCGGCGATTGATTGGGGTAATACGAGCGGGTTGCAAGGCCAGGCGACACAGAGCACCGGCGGTTTAGCCAATCTGAGTTTTACGATTAACCATGCGGGTGACTATACCATTCGTTTTAATCCCGACACTGGCAATTATTATATTTATAAACTCTAG
- a CDS encoding esterase, whose translation MKKTKSLALLGCAVGLGSLLAGCNNESAPRSLAIAQVQSQQVTYPAYTLEAGAQAHRLKVSATTAAQREFTLFSSQPQRDDKPQKRVVTEQANKPRVVSGSVVFDSLFALSMDDLQQASVSAIKDGSYNDGKAIPCECFETGEKWNYVWTRDLAYAADLSLAYFDPHRVKNSMEFKTSAFRAGATMPGSLPNNSLQIIQDTGSGGSWPVSTDRVTWAIAAETLLNSLHGTARNEFETLAYRALIGTVEADRLASFDLQQGLYGGEQSYLDWRTQTYAPWIVDNLAQMSATKALSTNVAHYQALRLAARLAQAKGDAVNAQKYTEWAAALQQQINKKFWVAEKGLFASVTAAAEAQVPAHKFDMLGNALAILHGVASAEQAQQVMANYPHAPFGVPVYYPHQPEVYVYHNRALWPFVTAYSLRAAAAVNNYRAADNAIHSLVRGTALNLSNMENLEWLTAKPWFDDGPAINSRRQLWSIGAYLNMVSETFFGFHGRENGFVIEPFLTASARQLLGDGNRARLENFIYQGKSLAIELHLPEATNGEGYYPVASVTLNGKPVSGEIAAQQLNYDSNLIEVSFAPLTTNDQGITMAPVVDPLSHNSPLVFSPQAPEQVLVDVVQGKFSLRFNHHSADLPAVYNIYRNGELVGNHIAAHSWNDNSPADLSVRQCFTVEAVFVDSSHRSHHSAPVCYEQQASQLIAVTDKRVQANMAVTAADAYYAEPTLRDWGKPQDTLRVNNIVVEKPGIYALQIIYNNRQHTIDSGVTNAVKQLVVVNARGDAVVSGVIQMPNVEDRAGQYPLRSSTALQLRLDAGEYAFSVHDFFNMSYLASNQTYVGSGGLAGPVNRATIAAFKLTRIGD comes from the coding sequence ATGAAAAAAACAAAATCCCTGGCGCTGCTTGGCTGTGCAGTGGGGCTGGGTAGTTTACTGGCTGGCTGTAATAATGAATCTGCACCGCGCTCGCTGGCAATTGCGCAGGTGCAAAGCCAGCAAGTCACTTACCCCGCTTATACGCTGGAAGCGGGTGCTCAGGCGCATAGGCTAAAAGTGTCGGCGACTACGGCGGCGCAGCGGGAATTTACCCTCTTTAGTTCCCAGCCCCAGCGCGATGATAAACCACAAAAACGCGTGGTAACGGAGCAAGCGAATAAACCCCGTGTGGTATCCGGCAGTGTGGTATTTGATAGTCTATTTGCATTGTCGATGGATGATTTACAGCAGGCGAGTGTCAGCGCTATTAAAGACGGTAGCTACAACGATGGTAAGGCCATTCCCTGCGAGTGTTTTGAAACGGGTGAAAAATGGAATTATGTGTGGACGCGGGATTTAGCTTACGCCGCCGATTTATCGCTCGCGTATTTTGATCCGCATCGGGTAAAAAATTCTATGGAATTTAAAACCAGTGCATTTCGTGCGGGTGCAACCATGCCCGGTTCACTGCCAAACAATTCGCTGCAAATAATTCAGGACACAGGTTCGGGCGGCAGTTGGCCAGTGAGCACTGATCGTGTGACCTGGGCGATTGCAGCAGAAACTTTATTGAACAGTTTGCACGGCACGGCGCGCAATGAATTTGAAACGCTGGCCTATCGCGCTTTAATTGGCACAGTGGAGGCAGACCGCCTCGCTAGTTTTGATTTGCAGCAGGGGCTTTACGGTGGCGAGCAATCCTATTTGGATTGGCGCACCCAAACCTACGCGCCCTGGATTGTCGATAACCTCGCACAAATGTCAGCCACCAAAGCGCTGTCTACCAATGTTGCACACTATCAAGCACTCCGCTTGGCGGCGCGGTTGGCGCAGGCCAAGGGCGATGCCGTCAACGCACAAAAATACACCGAGTGGGCAGCGGCGCTACAACAGCAGATCAACAAAAAATTCTGGGTTGCAGAAAAAGGTTTATTTGCCAGTGTGACCGCTGCGGCGGAAGCACAGGTGCCCGCGCATAAATTTGATATGTTGGGCAATGCCCTGGCTATTTTGCACGGTGTTGCGAGTGCAGAGCAGGCGCAGCAGGTGATGGCAAATTACCCCCATGCACCCTTTGGTGTGCCGGTTTATTACCCACATCAACCCGAGGTTTATGTTTACCACAATCGCGCGCTCTGGCCATTTGTCACAGCCTACTCACTGCGCGCGGCGGCAGCGGTTAATAATTATCGCGCGGCCGACAATGCCATTCATTCGCTGGTGCGTGGCACCGCATTGAATTTATCCAACATGGAAAATTTGGAATGGCTCACCGCCAAGCCCTGGTTTGACGATGGCCCGGCAATTAATTCGCGCCGCCAGCTCTGGTCGATTGGCGCCTACTTAAATATGGTGAGTGAAACCTTTTTTGGTTTTCATGGGCGCGAAAATGGTTTTGTGATTGAACCCTTCCTCACCGCCAGTGCGCGGCAACTTTTGGGTGATGGCAACCGCGCGCGGTTGGAGAATTTTATTTATCAAGGTAAATCACTCGCCATCGAATTACATTTGCCAGAGGCGACCAATGGTGAAGGTTATTACCCGGTGGCCAGCGTCACGCTCAATGGCAAACCGGTCAGCGGTGAAATTGCAGCGCAGCAGTTAAACTATGACAGCAACCTGATTGAAGTGAGTTTTGCGCCGCTAACGACTAATGACCAGGGCATCACCATGGCGCCGGTGGTTGATCCACTCAGCCATAATTCGCCGTTGGTATTTTCACCCCAGGCGCCGGAGCAGGTGCTGGTGGATGTGGTGCAGGGAAAATTTTCGCTGCGTTTTAATCACCACAGCGCGGACCTGCCAGCGGTGTACAACATTTATCGCAATGGCGAATTGGTCGGCAACCATATTGCCGCCCATAGCTGGAACGACAACAGCCCTGCAGACCTCAGCGTGCGTCAGTGTTTTACCGTGGAAGCTGTGTTTGTGGATTCCAGCCATCGCTCACACCACTCCGCACCGGTGTGTTATGAGCAGCAGGCGAGCCAGTTAATTGCAGTGACGGATAAACGTGTGCAGGCCAATATGGCGGTTACTGCGGCCGATGCTTACTATGCCGAACCCACCCTGCGCGATTGGGGCAAACCGCAAGACACCTTGCGTGTCAATAATATTGTGGTGGAAAAACCCGGTATCTATGCGCTGCAGATTATTTATAACAATCGCCAGCACACGATTGATTCGGGTGTGACTAATGCCGTGAAACAGCTAGTAGTTGTTAATGCTCGCGGTGACGCCGTGGTGAGTGGTGTGATTCAAATGCCCAACGTGGAGGATCGCGCCGGGCAATACCCTCTGCGCAGTTCAACGGCGCTGCAATTGCGTTTGGATGCGGGAGAATATGCATTCAGCGTACATGACTTTTTTAACATGAGTTACCTCGCCTCTAATCAAACCTATGTGGGCAGCGGTGGTTTGGCGGGGCCGGTAAATCGCGCCACTATTGCTGCGTTTAAATTGACGCGCATTGGCGATTAA
- a CDS encoding TonB-dependent receptor translates to MVCWRDKNRARRLLTAIFCSALGCSASPFLVAQIAQTTHAVDDNATANSLATTIHFLLPAQSLGDALLQFSQQSGIAIYSSAPLLRDLHAPAIAGQLTVSQALSQLLRDSGLDFVLLGNNAVMIVTKSAVPARPDNPPLGSAPVIEEVRVSGMRWSLQHALQKKRHSNFVNDVIASESLGKFPDNNVVESLQRMTGVAITRARAGDGQFITVRGMGQQFNRVTLNGIELATDNIGREFSFDVFPAELIAEAQVIKSPMASQHEGAIGATIDMRTPRPLDGSDTLATLALGSGYDELSRDWGEKISAAYSNSFMEERLGLMLGFSHSRRNWRSDMAQSLGFGFDEFDINQDGSINERTETGFQRPGFLAYPVKWGERRRTGIIGTIEYRPAENFSSSFDFFVGDFKTPEQASYQTNNFYYPFRPGSVTVDHNKTVTHFVIDDYFVEVAADPKNRRVQTELFRWQGEWRTRDDLTLSTTLGYSSANRPEGGDTQFWVAGVPGARIEYWARTPVPEVKITLSDGRDISQLRGDELQVGFMETKGDDITDDSYSLELDANYLIQGELLTSIDTGIDLQQRIKDRRSYSTKNRCAYCEHPFSFGDLGLNPTDNFIIPDFLATQSGSIPRHWPILNVDKVFSALQAAEGRLINPGEGQIYEQGYSDNVRAFFNPTGSSLIEENVRALFVQFNFNQEPSDAHLGWRANLGMRLINTDTIASGAVNEVIQKQLIENSNNYELIRSDIILPLEVRTSSQALLPSANLAIELTADSVLRFALARTLARPSLAQLGMETTYEVNDGEQRLSRLGNPYLKPVMATQFDISSEWYISPQSAVTFSIFAKDIEGFVANRVTTEKILGEDFQVTQPINNDRAIVVGSEFSLQKHWQNGMGIQLNQTFTHSDVAQGNSSLVADYGLENLSKYSYNLVALYEKYGLSLRLALNHRADYLQATTGQASRPEIVDDYRQVDFSASYQLTDTMAIYCEGINLLAEPRFVYSEFTNRLIEYEETGRRYYLGVRFSI, encoded by the coding sequence ATGGTTTGTTGGCGCGATAAAAACCGGGCGCGGCGGTTATTAACGGCAATTTTTTGCAGTGCATTAGGCTGCAGCGCGTCGCCATTTTTAGTTGCACAAATTGCACAAACCACTCATGCGGTTGATGATAATGCTACGGCTAATTCGCTAGCGACAACCATTCATTTTTTATTGCCAGCGCAATCACTGGGTGATGCGCTGTTGCAATTTTCCCAACAATCCGGCATTGCAATTTACAGCTCCGCGCCTTTATTGCGCGATTTACACGCGCCTGCTATTGCCGGGCAATTGACTGTGTCACAGGCATTAAGCCAACTCCTGCGCGACAGCGGTTTGGATTTTGTATTGCTAGGCAATAATGCGGTGATGATTGTGACAAAATCCGCTGTCCCTGCCCGACCCGACAACCCGCCACTGGGCAGTGCTCCCGTCATTGAAGAAGTGCGGGTGTCCGGCATGCGCTGGAGTTTGCAACATGCATTACAAAAAAAACGCCACAGCAACTTTGTTAACGATGTTATCGCTTCCGAAAGCCTGGGAAAATTTCCAGACAATAATGTGGTGGAATCGCTCCAGCGGATGACCGGTGTTGCCATTACCCGCGCCCGCGCCGGTGACGGGCAATTTATTACCGTGCGTGGCATGGGCCAACAATTTAATCGCGTTACTTTAAATGGTATAGAACTGGCTACCGATAATATTGGCCGCGAATTCAGTTTTGATGTTTTCCCCGCGGAATTAATTGCTGAAGCCCAGGTTATTAAATCGCCCATGGCCAGCCAGCATGAAGGTGCAATAGGGGCAACGATTGATATGCGCACCCCGCGCCCGCTGGATGGCAGTGACACACTGGCCACCTTGGCATTGGGCAGCGGCTATGACGAATTATCCAGAGACTGGGGCGAAAAAATATCCGCTGCTTATAGCAATAGTTTTATGGAGGAGCGCCTGGGCCTAATGCTGGGCTTCTCCCATTCCCGACGCAACTGGCGTTCCGATATGGCGCAATCCCTGGGATTTGGTTTTGATGAATTTGATATAAATCAGGATGGCTCTATCAATGAACGTACGGAAACTGGATTCCAGCGTCCGGGATTCCTCGCCTATCCGGTCAAATGGGGCGAGCGTCGCCGCACAGGTATTATTGGCACAATTGAGTATCGGCCAGCGGAGAATTTTTCATCCAGTTTCGATTTTTTTGTGGGAGACTTTAAAACACCGGAGCAGGCCAGTTACCAAACCAATAATTTTTATTATCCGTTCCGCCCCGGCTCGGTCACGGTTGATCACAATAAAACTGTTACCCACTTTGTCATTGATGATTATTTTGTAGAGGTTGCCGCTGACCCAAAAAATCGTCGTGTACAAACTGAATTGTTTCGCTGGCAAGGCGAGTGGCGCACGCGCGACGATTTAACACTCAGCACCACACTTGGTTACTCATCGGCCAACCGGCCAGAAGGTGGAGATACCCAATTTTGGGTGGCAGGTGTTCCCGGTGCCCGGATTGAATACTGGGCGCGCACGCCGGTACCCGAAGTCAAAATTACACTCAGCGATGGGCGCGATATTTCACAATTACGTGGCGATGAATTACAAGTCGGTTTTATGGAGACTAAGGGTGATGACATTACCGACGATTCATATTCACTGGAGCTGGATGCAAATTATTTAATTCAGGGTGAGCTGTTAACCTCAATCGATACGGGCATCGATTTACAACAGCGAATTAAAGATCGCCGCTCCTACAGCACCAAAAATCGATGTGCTTATTGCGAACACCCATTTAGTTTTGGCGATCTGGGTCTTAACCCGACCGATAACTTTATTATTCCTGATTTTCTAGCAACACAATCGGGCAGTATTCCGCGACACTGGCCAATATTAAATGTGGATAAAGTATTCAGTGCGTTGCAAGCCGCAGAGGGCCGCCTGATCAACCCAGGTGAAGGGCAAATATACGAACAAGGCTATAGCGATAATGTGCGGGCTTTTTTCAATCCAACAGGATCGAGTTTGATAGAAGAAAATGTTCGAGCATTATTTGTCCAATTTAATTTCAATCAAGAACCTTCTGATGCTCACTTGGGCTGGCGCGCTAATCTGGGGATGCGTTTGATAAATACAGATACCATCGCCAGCGGTGCTGTGAATGAGGTGATTCAAAAACAGTTAATTGAGAATAGTAATAACTATGAATTGATCCGCAGCGACATCATTTTACCCCTAGAGGTAAGAACATCGAGCCAGGCGCTATTACCCTCCGCCAATTTAGCCATTGAACTGACAGCTGATTCGGTTCTTCGTTTTGCCTTGGCGCGCACCTTGGCGCGCCCCTCGTTGGCACAGCTGGGCATGGAAACCACTTATGAAGTCAACGATGGCGAGCAGCGTCTGAGTCGCTTGGGCAACCCCTATTTAAAGCCGGTTATGGCTACCCAGTTTGATATCTCCAGCGAATGGTATATATCGCCACAAAGTGCAGTGACCTTTTCAATATTTGCCAAAGACATTGAGGGGTTTGTTGCTAATCGGGTTACCACAGAAAAAATTTTAGGCGAAGATTTTCAGGTAACCCAACCCATTAATAATGACCGGGCAATTGTTGTGGGCAGTGAATTTTCACTGCAAAAGCACTGGCAAAACGGTATGGGAATCCAACTCAATCAAACCTTTACCCATAGTGATGTCGCACAAGGGAACAGCTCATTGGTCGCGGATTATGGTTTGGAGAATCTATCCAAGTATTCCTACAACCTGGTTGCGCTCTATGAAAAATACGGTCTATCACTACGCCTTGCATTAAATCATCGCGCTGATTATTTACAGGCGACTACAGGCCAGGCGAGTCGCCCGGAAATAGTGGATGATTACCGGCAAGTGGACTTCAGTGCGAGTTATCAGCTCACGGATACTATGGCCATTTATTGTGAGGGCATTAACCTGCTGGCGGAGCCGCGGTTTGTCTATTCCGAATTTACTAATCGTCTGATCGAATACGAGGAGACCGGGCGTCGTTATTATTTGGGTGTACGTTTTTCGATTTAA
- a CDS encoding TonB-dependent receptor yields MAHNKVLPPRPYFSMTLLSAAIVAAMSSSVYAQSNNNPISNSQVNNSQVNNSQIDELEDVVVYGIRNSLKTSADFKKNSAVVVDSITAEDIGKFPDANVADSLQRVTGIQISRDRGGEGRFVSVRGLGSQFNMTLLNGRTLATDNSGRDFSFDVMPSEAISGADIYKASMASLQEGSIGGLISLKTLKPLDNPGLHIKASAGQLYDDGTEKFSGQYSGIVSNSFMDDTLGASFGLTYSKRHWKADTYESFTERAISTADVDVDGDGNNDAVNAWAPDIITMQHKFGERERIGAVGALQFKPDERIDTTLDFFYSNYKTPERSYSYNINFGTASDFSYSALQPWSTPAEDDGVPIDYIATGFSAGKANLEIGNDTQERETDTYMIGWNTIFQATDALELTMDLAYSKAERPNKGDNMYTVAGINEVAYEWQTTAKGVPMLDCMTPDGRACWDINNEDIAVHFMELKGEQVIDEAVSFRFDGDYDFNFMALDSKLEFGVTYSTREKDKAIYKTANGCSYCSSFDRRVSQVGITAVLPDAVNYDAGFDTGISYWPALDPYALFAALRSFDRIEGQEGRFETQIAPQLRERESTVIEEQVAGGYLQANVSGDQWNAIAGVRWVQTDTTSNGHIQDLKELQKIPGSSNYQGVYGDSIAVSEENTYDNFLPSININYDLQDNLKLRASASQTITRPTISQLGPDLNWEINSGTPRVSFGGNPALEPIKSNNYDLSLEWYGENGSSASVAGYYKDISNFIFWAGETLVYNITVTEEGAPPITEDVEFGSGRPYNGDTATLTGVELALQQLFDNGFGVQFNYTWADSTSNTTVGDVTIKGELDGVSTNTYNLMGFYETDSYSARLSYSYRDAYVAGARSGKWGNPLLNNDYASLDLSLSYDINDNVEIYLEAQNLLEEYNHRYYGDFAATKYYEQYSRRFELGARFSF; encoded by the coding sequence ATGGCCCATAACAAGGTATTACCCCCACGCCCCTATTTTTCAATGACACTGCTCAGTGCCGCGATTGTCGCTGCGATGAGTTCATCTGTTTATGCACAGAGCAACAATAATCCAATAAGCAACAGTCAAGTAAACAACAGCCAAGTAAACAACAGCCAGATAGATGAACTGGAAGATGTGGTGGTTTACGGCATCCGCAATAGTTTAAAAACCTCGGCCGATTTTAAAAAGAATTCTGCGGTAGTGGTGGATTCAATTACCGCTGAAGATATAGGTAAATTTCCCGATGCGAATGTCGCTGACTCATTGCAGCGTGTTACCGGTATTCAAATTTCGCGGGATCGCGGTGGTGAGGGACGTTTTGTATCGGTGCGCGGTTTGGGCAGCCAATTTAATATGACCTTGTTAAACGGCAGAACCTTGGCAACGGATAACTCCGGGCGCGATTTTAGTTTTGACGTAATGCCCTCGGAGGCAATTTCCGGTGCAGATATTTATAAAGCCTCCATGGCATCGCTACAGGAAGGCAGTATCGGCGGTTTGATCAGTTTAAAAACGCTTAAACCGCTGGATAATCCAGGCTTGCACATCAAAGCATCCGCGGGCCAACTTTATGATGATGGTACGGAAAAATTCAGCGGCCAATATTCCGGCATTGTGTCCAACAGTTTTATGGACGATACACTCGGCGCCAGTTTTGGTTTGACCTATTCCAAGCGCCACTGGAAAGCCGATACCTATGAGTCCTTTACCGAGCGTGCGATTAGTACGGCGGATGTAGATGTTGACGGCGATGGCAACAATGACGCGGTTAATGCTTGGGCGCCGGACATTATCACCATGCAACATAAATTTGGTGAGCGCGAACGTATTGGTGCAGTGGGTGCACTGCAATTTAAACCCGATGAGCGCATCGATACCACGCTCGATTTTTTCTATTCCAATTACAAAACTCCCGAGCGCTCTTATTCCTACAACATCAACTTTGGCACCGCGAGTGATTTCAGCTACAGCGCTTTACAACCCTGGAGCACCCCGGCGGAAGATGATGGTGTGCCGATTGATTATATCGCCACCGGTTTTAGTGCAGGCAAAGCCAACCTTGAAATTGGCAATGATACCCAGGAGCGCGAAACCGATACCTACATGATCGGTTGGAACACAATTTTCCAGGCGACCGATGCGCTGGAATTAACCATGGACCTGGCTTACTCCAAAGCTGAGCGTCCGAACAAAGGCGACAATATGTATACCGTCGCGGGCATAAATGAAGTTGCCTACGAGTGGCAAACCACCGCCAAAGGTGTGCCTATGCTCGATTGTATGACTCCCGATGGCCGCGCCTGTTGGGATATTAACAACGAGGATATTGCTGTTCACTTTATGGAATTAAAAGGTGAGCAGGTAATTGATGAAGCAGTGTCGTTTCGTTTTGACGGCGATTACGATTTTAATTTTATGGCGTTGGATTCCAAACTCGAATTTGGTGTGACCTATTCCACGCGCGAAAAAGATAAAGCCATTTATAAAACCGCCAATGGCTGCTCCTATTGCAGCAGTTTTGATCGCCGTGTGAGCCAGGTGGGCATAACGGCCGTGTTGCCTGACGCAGTGAATTACGATGCCGGTTTTGATACGGGTATCAGTTACTGGCCCGCATTAGACCCCTACGCATTATTTGCGGCGTTGCGTTCATTTGATCGCATTGAAGGTCAAGAGGGGCGTTTTGAAACACAAATTGCACCGCAGTTGCGCGAGCGTGAATCCACTGTTATTGAAGAGCAGGTTGCGGGTGGTTATTTGCAGGCGAATGTGAGTGGTGACCAGTGGAATGCCATTGCCGGTGTGCGCTGGGTACAAACTGATACTACGTCCAATGGACATATCCAGGATTTAAAAGAGCTGCAAAAAATTCCTGGCAGCTCCAACTATCAAGGTGTGTATGGCGATTCGATTGCGGTCAGTGAAGAAAATACTTACGACAACTTTTTGCCATCAATCAATATTAATTACGATCTGCAAGATAATTTAAAACTGCGCGCCTCTGCTTCGCAAACCATTACCCGCCCTACTATTTCGCAGCTCGGCCCGGATTTAAATTGGGAAATTAACAGCGGCACACCGCGTGTCAGTTTTGGCGGTAACCCCGCGTTGGAGCCCATCAAGTCAAATAATTATGACCTCTCACTGGAGTGGTACGGTGAAAACGGCAGCTCGGCTTCGGTCGCCGGTTATTACAAAGATATCAGCAATTTTATTTTCTGGGCGGGTGAAACCCTGGTGTACAACATTACCGTAACCGAAGAAGGTGCGCCGCCAATTACGGAGGACGTCGAGTTTGGTTCAGGCCGCCCATACAACGGCGACACCGCCACGCTCACGGGTGTGGAACTCGCCCTGCAACAATTATTTGATAACGGTTTTGGTGTGCAATTTAACTATACCTGGGCGGATTCAACCTCTAATACCACGGTCGGCGATGTGACCATTAAAGGCGAGTTGGACGGTGTATCTACCAATACCTACAACCTGATGGGTTTTTATGAAACGGATTCCTACAGCGCACGCCTGAGTTATTCCTATCGCGATGCTTATGTTGCCGGTGCACGCAGTGGCAAGTGGGGCAATCCATTGTTGAACAATGATTATGCATCGCTGGATTTAAGTCTGTCCTATGACATTAACGACAATGTTGAAATTTATCTGGAAGCGCAAAACTTGCTGGAGGAATACAACCATCGTTATTACGGCGACTTTGCCGCAACTAAATACTACGAGCAGTACTCGCGCCGTTTTGAATTGGGTGCGCGTTTTAGTTTTTAA